The Anaerolineales bacterium genome contains a region encoding:
- a CDS encoding ComF family protein, with amino-acid sequence MSDWLANRLVEIVSNEAWPDATVVPVPLSRKKFNRRGYNQVDLIASGVARKLGRPYRASALRRIRDTRSQVGLSPDARRRNVRGAFSADGRKVRGKNILIIDDLFTTGATLLACTQALQSAGAEHVFALTAARADHTAF; translated from the coding sequence TTGTCCGACTGGCTGGCAAATCGACTGGTCGAGATCGTCTCGAACGAGGCATGGCCGGATGCGACGGTAGTCCCCGTTCCCTTGAGCCGAAAAAAATTCAATCGAAGAGGGTATAATCAGGTCGACCTGATTGCTTCCGGTGTTGCTCGTAAACTGGGGAGACCCTATCGGGCTTCAGCACTCCGTCGGATTCGGGACACACGCTCTCAGGTAGGGCTTTCTCCCGACGCTCGCAGACGAAACGTGCGAGGGGCTTTTAGCGCAGACGGCCGGAAGGTTCGTGGGAAAAACATTTTAATCATTGACGATCTGTTTACGACGGGTGCGACTTTGCTGGCATGTACTCAGGCTTTACAGAGTGCCGGTGCGGAGCATGTGTTCGCGCTTACCGCCGCACGCGCGGACCATACTGCTTTCTAA
- a CDS encoding CpaF family protein, which produces MSLLKRIEQGQAEVPSSASSNPPIGGTTGRLSGLNARRVAPPRSAQRDTYYDLKTRVQNKLLAELDPSMDVSQTAEVRRTIEELFENILAEEKIVLSRPERRRLFEQIVAEILGLGPLEPLLADDTITEIMVNGPKQIYIERKGKLHREPASFESSDHLMRIIDRIVAPLGRRIDESSPYVDARLPDGSRVNAVIPPISLVGPTLTIRKFSRDPITVNQLVEFGTLTPESVEFLKACVISAINVVISGGTGSGKTTLLNVLSQFIPSDERVVTIENAAELQLRQEHVVTLESRPPNIEGRGEVTIQNLVVNSLRMRPDRIIVGEIRAEESLDMLQAMNTGHEGSMTTAHSNSPRDTLARIETMTLMAGMDLPVRAIREQIASAMELVVHLERLRDGTRKVTHISEIQGMEGDVITMTDLFVFEQTGFEDGRVIGRLRPTGLRPKFIDKIETSGIHLPATIFGVGGKRGY; this is translated from the coding sequence GTGTCGCTATTGAAAAGGATTGAGCAAGGACAAGCGGAAGTCCCATCCAGCGCTAGCAGCAATCCCCCCATCGGGGGAACTACCGGCCGGCTGTCTGGGTTGAATGCTCGCCGTGTCGCGCCGCCGCGCTCAGCGCAAAGGGATACGTATTACGACCTGAAAACACGCGTTCAGAACAAACTCCTTGCTGAACTGGATCCATCCATGGACGTAAGCCAGACGGCCGAAGTCCGCAGAACGATCGAAGAATTGTTTGAGAATATTCTGGCCGAGGAGAAGATCGTTCTTTCTCGGCCGGAACGACGGCGGCTGTTCGAACAGATCGTGGCCGAGATTCTCGGTCTGGGGCCGCTCGAACCACTCCTGGCGGACGATACGATCACAGAAATCATGGTCAATGGGCCCAAACAGATCTACATCGAGCGCAAAGGTAAACTACACCGCGAACCCGCTTCCTTCGAAAGCAGTGACCATCTCATGCGCATCATCGACCGCATCGTCGCTCCTCTGGGCAGACGCATCGACGAGTCCAGTCCCTATGTAGATGCCCGCCTTCCAGATGGGTCGCGTGTGAACGCGGTCATACCGCCGATCTCGCTGGTCGGACCCACGCTGACCATTCGTAAATTCTCGCGTGATCCGATTACTGTCAATCAATTGGTCGAGTTTGGCACGTTGACGCCCGAGTCGGTCGAATTTCTCAAGGCATGCGTGATCTCGGCCATCAACGTCGTGATCTCCGGAGGTACCGGCTCCGGTAAAACGACTCTGCTGAACGTTCTCTCTCAATTCATCCCTTCCGATGAGCGCGTTGTAACGATCGAAAATGCGGCCGAGCTTCAATTGCGACAGGAACACGTTGTCACGCTGGAGTCGAGACCACCCAACATTGAAGGTCGAGGTGAAGTGACCATTCAGAATCTGGTTGTAAACAGCTTGCGTATGCGACCGGATCGGATCATCGTCGGTGAGATTCGTGCGGAAGAATCGTTGGACATGCTCCAGGCCATGAACACCGGTCACGAGGGCTCAATGACGACGGCGCACTCAAACAGCCCTCGCGACACACTCGCCCGTATCGAAACAATGACCCTGATGGCCGGGATGGATCTTCCCGTACGGGCGATCCGCGAACAGATCGCCTCCGCGATGGAACTCGTGGTGCATCTGGAAAGATTACGCGATGGCACGCGTAAGGTGACCCACATCTCAGAGATTCAAGGTATGGAAGGTGACGTCATCACGATGACAGATCTTTTCGTCTTCGAGCAAACGGGATTCGAGGACGGCCGCGTGATCGGAAGGTTGCGTCCGACTGGACTCCGACCTAAATTTATTGATAAGATTGAGACATCGGGGATTCATCTACCGGCGACGATCTTTGGCGTTGGTGGAAAGCGCGGGTACTAA
- a CDS encoding type II secretion system F family protein yields the protein MIIGIVSSVFGRGSIVEERLGQYSETGQLSYGGDVSTEKERDRSTPISDFFNRMGEGTDLFDGISKNLARADIKLRPAEYIAGIFICGVVVAALGFFATGQSILLAIVFFVVGLLIPRFYVKMAQSRRLKSFDNQLSDMINLMVNGLRAGFSTLQAMESVSRELPSPICDEFRRVVQEVQLGLTIEDALEHLLRRISSDDLDLVITAINVQREVGGNLAEILDTISHTIRERVRIKGQIQALTAQGQATGWVIAALPFALAGILFLVNRDYIMVLFEPETRGCGIPMVILAFLMIVFGMIAIQKIVNIDI from the coding sequence TTGATCATCGGAATCGTCTCATCCGTGTTCGGAAGGGGCTCGATTGTAGAAGAGCGGTTAGGCCAATATTCTGAGACGGGTCAGTTAAGTTACGGGGGAGACGTCAGCACTGAAAAAGAGCGCGACAGGTCGACGCCCATCTCAGATTTCTTCAACCGTATGGGGGAAGGAACGGATCTCTTTGACGGGATCTCGAAGAATCTCGCACGCGCAGACATTAAACTTCGACCGGCGGAATACATTGCGGGCATCTTTATATGTGGTGTCGTCGTCGCCGCGCTTGGTTTTTTTGCTACCGGCCAGAGCATATTGTTGGCCATCGTATTCTTCGTCGTCGGATTACTGATCCCTCGTTTCTATGTGAAAATGGCTCAAAGTCGGCGGTTGAAATCATTCGACAACCAATTATCCGACATGATCAATCTGATGGTCAACGGCCTGCGCGCTGGTTTTTCTACGCTGCAGGCGATGGAATCAGTCAGTCGTGAATTGCCCTCTCCGATCTGCGATGAATTTCGAAGAGTCGTTCAAGAGGTGCAGCTGGGTCTTACGATCGAGGATGCTCTCGAGCATCTCCTTCGCCGTATTAGCAGTGACGACCTCGATCTGGTGATTACGGCGATCAACGTTCAACGAGAAGTCGGCGGTAACTTGGCTGAAATTCTTGACACGATTTCACACACGATTCGCGAGCGTGTGCGGATTAAAGGCCAGATTCAAGCATTAACTGCACAGGGCCAGGCAACAGGTTGGGTCATCGCAGCGTTGCCTTTTGCTCTGGCAGGGATATTGTTTTTGGTGAACCGCGATTACATCATGGTGCTCTTCGAGCCTGAGACCAGGGGATGTGGCATTCCGATGGTCATTCTGGCGTTCCTGATGATCGTCTTCGGCATGATCGCTATTCAGAAAATTGTTAATATTGACATTTAG
- a CDS encoding type II secretion system F family protein produces MNPLVILVIVVVVVVFAIVLVIAGIKAPQASDPISDRLAEYSASDVPLTLEDLELSQGFFERIILPMFNKVGEIASRFTPQATLENARNRIEMAGNPMQLDPAFFLVLRVIVGVLFGGAIFLVYTSSGRNWLQGLGLSVLFIALGFYFPDLWLTSKIKSRQRAVFRALPDALDLLNVCVEAGLGFDAAMGKVHEKWEDDLSLEFGRVLQEIRLGKLRREALRDLADRVDVPELTSFIAAVIQSEQLGVSMAKVLRIQSDQMRTRRRQIAEEEAGRAPIKMVFPIGCLIFPSILILLLGPAALTLMTSALAGIF; encoded by the coding sequence ATGAATCCGCTGGTGATATTGGTCATCGTCGTTGTCGTCGTCGTCTTTGCGATCGTCCTGGTGATCGCAGGGATCAAGGCGCCGCAAGCCAGCGATCCGATTTCGGATCGGTTGGCAGAATATTCTGCGAGCGACGTTCCCCTAACGCTAGAAGACCTCGAACTGTCCCAAGGTTTCTTCGAACGAATTATCTTGCCAATGTTCAATAAAGTGGGTGAAATTGCCTCGCGCTTCACACCCCAGGCAACGCTCGAAAACGCCCGAAATCGAATCGAGATGGCGGGCAACCCCATGCAGCTGGATCCCGCATTCTTCCTGGTCCTGCGGGTAATTGTGGGCGTTTTGTTCGGTGGAGCGATTTTTCTCGTTTACACTTCATCTGGCAGGAACTGGCTTCAAGGCCTGGGATTGTCGGTGCTATTCATCGCCCTCGGATTTTACTTCCCGGACCTGTGGCTGACGAGTAAGATCAAATCGAGGCAAAGAGCGGTATTTCGTGCTTTGCCTGATGCGCTCGATTTGCTCAACGTATGTGTCGAGGCGGGCCTTGGTTTTGATGCGGCTATGGGGAAAGTCCACGAGAAATGGGAGGACGATCTCTCTTTAGAGTTTGGTCGTGTGCTGCAAGAGATTCGACTGGGTAAATTGCGCCGGGAAGCGCTGCGTGACCTGGCCGATCGAGTCGACGTACCCGAATTGACTTCCTTCATCGCCGCCGTCATCCAATCCGAGCAGTTGGGCGTGAGTATGGCGAAGGTTCTTCGCATCCAATCCGACCAGATGCGGACTCGCCGGCGTCAAATCGCGGAGGAGGAAGCCGGTCGGGCACCGATCAAGATGGTGTTCCCCATCGGTTGTCTCATCTTTCCGTCGATTTTGATATTGCTGCTCGGTCCTGCTGCTCTGACCCTGATGACTTCCGCGCTGGCCGGTATCTTCTAA
- a CDS encoding response regulator — MSENAEGTIRVLIVDDIAETRENIRKLLQFESDITVVGAAVSGQDALELAREKDPDVVVMDINMPDMDGITATQELLKDVPYAQIVILSVQSEADYMRRAMLAGARDFIAKPPSGDELISTIRSLAARAQEQRKSLERPAPQVAQPVPGMGYALPEGKLIAVYSAKGGVGCTVLATNIALGLNTEETPTVLVDTALQFGDAAVSLNLQVKFSFADVSTRADEVDPEILGEVLLNHDSGLRVLAAPPRPEMADEVNAEQIRKVLQHLRRQFAYVIVDMSSNMDDIALAVMDAADLLVVITVPEIPSIKDARLLFDLLTVLEFPKENVFFVLNKMDRKSGITPEAVEENLNYSVNGVIPFDERAVSTSVNRGVPLMLSDRGSSVAKSIIDILGALKEKLIEMEKVVEE, encoded by the coding sequence ATGTCTGAAAACGCGGAAGGAACAATCCGCGTCCTTATCGTTGATGATATCGCAGAAACGCGTGAAAACATCCGTAAGTTACTGCAGTTCGAATCGGATATCACGGTAGTCGGTGCTGCGGTAAGTGGACAAGATGCACTCGAGTTAGCGCGCGAAAAAGACCCCGACGTCGTCGTGATGGACATTAACATGCCCGACATGGACGGCATCACGGCGACGCAAGAGTTATTGAAAGACGTTCCGTACGCACAGATCGTCATCTTGTCCGTTCAGAGTGAAGCCGATTACATGCGCCGGGCGATGCTCGCTGGCGCACGAGATTTTATCGCCAAACCTCCCTCCGGCGACGAATTGATTTCCACAATTCGTTCGCTTGCGGCGCGGGCGCAAGAGCAGCGGAAATCATTGGAACGACCAGCACCTCAGGTCGCTCAACCGGTGCCCGGGATGGGCTACGCGCTACCAGAAGGGAAGTTGATCGCAGTGTACAGCGCCAAGGGCGGTGTAGGCTGTACGGTCTTGGCGACGAATATCGCCCTGGGATTGAACACCGAAGAAACGCCAACAGTGCTGGTGGATACTGCGCTGCAGTTTGGCGACGCAGCCGTATCGTTGAACCTGCAGGTCAAGTTCAGCTTTGCGGATGTTTCCACTCGAGCCGATGAAGTCGACCCGGAAATCCTCGGGGAAGTACTTTTAAATCACGACAGCGGTCTACGCGTTCTCGCGGCGCCACCGCGCCCCGAAATGGCGGATGAGGTGAACGCGGAACAGATCCGCAAAGTGCTGCAACATCTTCGCCGACAGTTCGCCTATGTCATCGTTGACATGAGTTCCAATATGGATGACATTGCGCTTGCGGTGATGGACGCAGCGGATCTGCTGGTCGTCATAACCGTTCCGGAGATTCCTTCCATCAAGGACGCCCGTTTGTTGTTCGATCTGTTGACCGTCCTCGAGTTCCCCAAAGAAAACGTCTTTTTCGTGCTGAACAAGATGGACCGTAAATCCGGCATAACACCCGAGGCCGTGGAGGAGAATCTGAATTACTCGGTAAACGGTGTCATCCCCTTTGATGAACGTGCAGTCTCGACGTCCGTCAATCGCGGTGTTCCACTCATGCTATCGGATCGCGGCTCCTCGGTTGCCAAAAGTATCATCGATATCCTGGGGGCATTGAAAGAAAAATTGATCGAAATGGAAAAAGTGGTTGAAGAATAA